The Malus domestica chromosome 08, GDT2T_hap1 genomic interval GGGCTTAGTGATGAAGCCCAAATATAATCATAAAtcttgaggcccaatatatggtacaacaCATAGCATACTAAAATTGGGTGTCAATTCAATGGTAAGGTCGTCAATTGTTAGAATAATCAAGTGGTGAACCTTATCGATAATATACTCAACCAACAACATTTTCATAAATCGAATGTCACACATAGAGAAATTTgactttttccaaaaattctcaaattttacaagaatgaagatctcaacaagtagagtaaactttatacatgtGGCCGAGTCCAGTTTGGCCAGGAAGGCCCTCTAATTGGCTCGCACCCGTCGAAACCCTAAGatgggtgttcttcaattcggcTTCCTTGGTGTTCCAACGTCCCACCCACcagttgggtcttgttcctaggtccaagggaagttgattaagggtgatgatgaatgatgatactCTCCGGAACGACAATTTGTCGTCGAAAACCCCCGGGTTCTCTTGTGGAGTTCTACTCGAATTAGGCCTTAAAAATCCTTGACTTCTTGTGGAGATGGAAGGAAGAACATAGTTGAGCAAGTTGCAGGTGAAGGAGATAGGAAAATCAGATGAGAAATGGAGGAATTTGCCTGAAATTGGCCGATTTGAAAGTGTGCTGGTGGAGCACACGGCAGGTTCACAAATGGGGGAGGGAGGATTTTTGCTTTTCTCCTTTTAATTGGCCTTTTCTACCCTCCAAAAATCTGATTGTCCCCTTTTTATTATTAGACTAACTTAATCTTTAGCCCACATGTGGAAATTAAACAATTCCCACAATTTatagttcacaacttcaaacataaataattataccgttataattcggactcgcaaacggcttctGCCTATGCATTCGTGGGTTCGAGATCtatttaaaaacactagttGTAACTTCGAAATATCAAcgaaagataaagattgatcaagaaacttccaacttgaTAACTAATCAATTGCTAAACTTATAATTAGAGGAattaaattaactaataaagataACGTAATCACGAAATACGAATTTAAGATACGAAATACGTAATAAATGGTGAAATTCCGGGGATTTCACAGTAATTGACCCTTATATATAGCTAAGGTAAACTAAATTATAACCTCCACTActtcttcttctattttcttctatcatatttgtcttccttttctctctcctTGTATGAAATATTTTAGTTGAAAAGTCTTGGCATTCTTCAACATTACTCTATAGTATCCTACATCCACCATCGACAAGTCTCTACAAATAATATTAGTTGTCGACATATATTGGGATAAACTTTCAACATATGTTGACAAGAATTGGTAAGTGTCTATTAGGTGTTCGACGAAATGACCCAATGAAGTTTTTTGGTTGATATTATGATCTCATTATTTAAAAATCTTGTCTACGCCATTAGGTGTGAGATTATATATACCAATATGGACATTTTTACGGTATATATTTGCCTCCCCAGTCCCCAAGTCCTAGCTGCAACAACGTCCAATACTGAACCTGAACACTGAAGGAGTTAGTTCATTCGAACGCTCTAGGTCAGAACTAATTTACTTAGAACAAGACCCCCAACTCCTGGCATTTACTTCCCTTCCCTagatccaatccaagtccagcTAGCTGCTTTCGACTagactaatattttattaaaccaTTATCCACTGTCAAACTGCAAACTTGGATATTCGAGCTTCAGGAGCTCCCTTGGGCCTTGGCAATGGCATCATTTCGCTCCCGTTATCAATCCTATTCCTATTTCCTACGTTTATCTCAAAAACCAGAGAAATATATTACAATTTAGACAACAAAAGAGTCTACAAAATGTGGAGGGAGGTGGTGCTGCCTAGTTCGGAGGAAAGGATGCTCGCGAACCCCCCATGGACATTGTTGCAGCAGAGAAACCCTAGCCGGTGCTGGTGGTGGGCAAGCTAGGAAGGGAGTCCCAACTCCCAACTCTCAAGGGTGGGACGGAGGTTAACGGTCCGTTTAAACTACCAAAAGCGAAACGGTTTTATAGCTCCAATCAGAATCAGGTGGTTCTACGACTAAGATCGAGTAaatagaaaatctgaaaaagttACGTGGCAGCTCTAAGGTTTACGTGGGATACTCCATCATGTTCCGCAACACACAAGATAGGCCCTcgggtttgagaaattttagtacaccatatgttttatataaataaagaatattttttttataagtacattgatttttttttatactaaatctaaattataaaatagacagcttaatttggtatcaaatctGTCATCTACGAGATTTAAGTTTAAGACCATTCActttcaagtaaaaaaaaatactagtaCTATTGAATAacttatttttaagttaataattttttaacacaaataTTTCACCATTTGTAATCCTACCGTAACATCCGTATTTCGAACcagtgaaaaatctctcctcagTTGGCGTTTCCCTCCGCTGAAACTATCGCCAcccgaaacaaaacaaaccgaTAAAATACTCAATAGAATACCATTAACCATACCCAGTTGAGTAATTCAGTTGGCTGGGGTTTGTCGCCGCTTAACAGCCATCCCCAACTGCAACACCACAACTTCtttggtggaggaggaggaggagccgCCGTTTGAGGAGGTAGATGCTCAACTCAGCTCTCTCACTAGTAAATTGAGTCAATCAAATTCAAAGGAAGTGTAAAGATGATGCTTCTGCCAGTGCCAGGTTCGACTTGCTTCCCTTCCATTCAATTGGCTTCTCCGACACTCatccgccaccaccaccatgtcTGGCCTCTGTCCGCCACCGCAGCCGCTGCCGTCACCAATTCATCCGAACCCCATCTGCCCCCAATTCCATCTTCCTCAACTACGATTCATTTAACCTCAACCTCGAGACGACGCCGCTTTGGGGACGACCAAGCTGCCGCTTCCCCCTACGACTTCGGTCCCCTCCTCACCTTCCTCGCCAACTCATTGTCATCCGATAATGATTccgcctcctcctcttcctcttcgtcctcctcctcctccacctcctctcCAACCTCACTCGACCCGTCCGAGTTCCAGCTGGCCCAGTCCTACCGCGCTGTCCCTGCTCCACTCTGGCACTCCCTCCTCAAGTCCCTCTGCGCCTCCCACTCCTCCTCCGACATTGGACTTGCCTACGCCGTCGTTTCGTGGCTCCAAAAGCACAACCTCTGCTTCTCCTacgaactcctctactccatccTCATCCACGCCCTCGGCCGCTCCGAGAAGCTCTACGAGGCTTTCTTGCTCTCCCAGCGCcaatccctcactcccctcacctACAATGCTCTCATCGGCGCCTGTGCTCGCAACGGCGACCTCGAGAAGGCACTCCATTTGATGTCCCGCATGCGCCAGGACGGTTACCGCTCCGACTTCGTCAACTACAGCTTGATCATTCAGTCCCTCACCCGCTCCAATAAGATTGATTCCCCAATCATGTTCAAGCTCTACAGGGAGATTGAGTCCGAGAGCATTGAGATTGATGGCCAGCTCTTCAACGACATCATTGCTGGTTTCGCCAAAGCCGGCGAGCCCTCCCAGGCTGTGCACCTTCTGGCCATGGTCCAGGCCACTGGCTTGAGCCCCAAAACTGCCACTCTGGTTGCTGTCATCTCAGCCTTGGGGAATTCCGGCAGGGTCGTTGAAGCCGAAGCTATCTTTGAGGAAATGAGAGAAGGAGGATTGCAACCCAGGACTAGGGCTTACAATGCCCTTCTCAAAGGCTATGTGAAGGCAGGTCAACTGAAAGATGCCGAATCCATTGTGTCCCAGATGGAGAAGAGCGGTATTTCTCCTGATGAGCACACTTACAGCCTGC includes:
- the LOC103410410 gene encoding pentatricopeptide repeat-containing protein At5g42310, chloroplastic-like, with the translated sequence MMLLPVPGSTCFPSIQLASPTLIRHHHHVWPLSATAAAAVTNSSEPHLPPIPSSSTTIHLTSTSRRRRFGDDQAAASPYDFGPLLTFLANSLSSDNDSASSSSSSSSSSSTSSPTSLDPSEFQLAQSYRAVPAPLWHSLLKSLCASHSSSDIGLAYAVVSWLQKHNLCFSYELLYSILIHALGRSEKLYEAFLLSQRQSLTPLTYNALIGACARNGDLEKALHLMSRMRQDGYRSDFVNYSLIIQSLTRSNKIDSPIMFKLYREIESESIEIDGQLFNDIIAGFAKAGEPSQAVHLLAMVQATGLSPKTATLVAVISALGNSGRVVEAEAIFEEMREGGLQPRTRAYNALLKGYVKAGQLKDAESIVSQMEKSGISPDEHTYSLLIDAYANAGRWESARIVLKEMEASNVQPNSYVFSRILASYRDRGEWQKSFQVLREMKSSGVRPDRHFYNVMIDTFGKSNCLDHAMATFERMLSEGIHPDTVTWNTLIDCHCKSGHHVRAEELFEEMQQSGCAPCATTYNIMINSFGEQQRWDEVKGLLGKMQSQGLLPNIVTYTTLVDIYGKSGRFTDAIECLEVMKSAGMKPSPTMYNALINAYAQRGLSEQALNAFRVMRADGLKPSPLALNSLINAFGEDRRDTEAFSVLQYMKENDLKPDVVTYTTLMKTLIRVDKFCKVPAVYEEMIMSGCTPDRKARAMLRSALKYMKQTLRS